CTATGCAAATTTACAGCTTTCTGGGAATTTATGCAAGGGTACCCCTATTTTTACAGCTAAAGTGACTGGACTATTAGTTTTTGAGTATTTCTTAAAGGCAAAGGAAACACATCATCTGTCGTTTCAACTGCTATCACGGTTCataagatacagcctggtgacagacagagaAGTCTTGGTAATAAGGCCCCATTCTATCCATTTAGAACGAAAACCTAAAAATGAGCAAGAAAAAGATAAAAGACTTACCTCTTTCAATTCAGAATGGAAATCTTCCTTCGAGTAGATCTCTTTAGGGTCCAGTTTGAGTCTCTTCATCGCAGCTTCTAACTCTGTATAATAGTGATCTATAAGTCGCTCGTAGTACTGTTCACGAAAGGCGGAGTCTGAGCCTGTGAAGATGAAATACAGGAGGTCGACGACCGGACTGCCTCCCTGGAGAGTCTGCAGGTCCACGATCTTGATGTCCACGCTGCCGTCCTGGAAGAGAAGGTGGGTTTATGTTAGCAATTAGATTGAGaagtttgttttgtgtttatgaATGATTATAAACTTTGTTTAGAGAAGacagaaaaaaattgaaattagaGAACTGATttagtaaatgttttaatttatgcaAGAATGTTATGTAAAGATTAATAGAAGTGTTTACTAGGATGTCATGGAGGTTTCTTGCTCTGTGGAACGCTAGCATATACTGCGCCGGTTTATAAAACTAAACGTCTCCCgctattaaaatagtttttttggaaGGAAATTCAGTagttacctacttaaaaaaatataaaatgacttGGGGAAAGTGGTAATTGCgtagtaacaataaaaacgacaggtaagtacttaatattaatcAGCAGTACCTAAATATAGATATGATTAAAGGCGACGACCTCTGTAGAATTGATTCGTGTTATCGTTATTGATAGTAGCAATCTAATATATTAccgtaggtaggtatatgaagTCCTCGAACAAGTGCAGCACACTAATTAAGAAAGTATTCaaatcgcactaataatacaatagttcTGTAACTCAATATACAACTTTTATCAGAATCGACTTGTTCATTACTCCATATTATGggtacaaaaaaattaaatgcacttttgttttaaaaaataattgaagagaaaaaaaatagaagagattgtattgtttattacatGACTAAGGATCTCTAGCtctacccatacgttgaaggaaataagccattgcagtGGCACGTtgtatgtatctactatattttaGCAGCAGCTTACAATATCATTACCACAGATGTCTGGGGTTATattctgatttatttaaaaaaaaagatagtaCTTTCGTATCTGTACACGAAAACAATCTCTTCTGATTGTGGTCCAAGAATGCGCTCATCCTACACTAGCCTTTCATTCAACGTTGGAGGCGACTTCCAGTGTCACCGGATGCACTGATGATAGCTTATCGGACCTTCACaaaccagttacctgggttatatcaCGAAACCCATCGGTAAgaagactttcaagcttctaactactgttaacgactgccaaagatctttgaaaatgtaacaCTTCTTGCTCGattacaaaaactaaatataaactaagGTAAGTTTGCTAAAACATCTCGTTTGTCATCATTCGTTTCAACGCTAATACTGCGTAGTTACGTGCGTAGTTAGAGCTATTGTTCAATTTTGAGCGCCGCCGTCGGTTGTCGGTGTCGGCTCAATAAAACATCATTTATAAAGATTAACGCGAGAAGTCCCAACACTCCCACGGTACTTGATACAGTTGATATGTTATCACTTCGAAACAAACAACTTGATTATTACGATTATAGACGAATAAAAACAAGCGGACGCTTATAAATtatggataaaatatatttatagacttCCTCTGTGGTCTGAGTTGTGTTTTAGAATATTCTAGCCCTCTtgttcataaacacactataaacctattttagttaaaaaaaatactataatatgatttctctttttcatttcgctaaggagtgaaagaaataaaactctttataagccttccATAACTtcttatgaataagagggttagtagtTAAGGCCTGGTTAAAGTTAGTTTGGTAACGTGACCAGTAAAGACAATATGCTCCTAGTTACATGGCACTAACATTGCTAATGGCAAACGTAGATAtacctctgcctgcaccttttttatataactggagtgatgttatgtatgcatgtttcaTCCTGAAGTTTCAGATTACAAGAAAGGGAAatctattaacataataataaaattgtttaaaaacattacaataatgtCTTCATTTCTAATTGGCTCCACTTTAAGACTATATTAGGTACAATTACTTAAATCAAAGATGTTATTTCATAATGTTATCTAGCTACCATCTAGGCAGTCATTTATATGACTGTATTTATTGTTAGGTATAGCTTCATAGAATCATAAATTACTGTTGACAAGGAACACTGTATCCCTTATCTATGCCTTCGTGtgtttaaacattaattacaaatacatgcataaataatatcacggtTGTTATACCCGCTGTAGGCAGAGGtattcttgtcgtatggttagtggtcaacctagtgtcaaagttgttcaagccgcccgcaggcctttgacgtggcttaacgactgttatattaattgacaacaactttttacgtgctcagAGAcatccagttcaaataccactatgcggtagGCGGTCACCAAGCAatggaatgatcgcgccaaggtttcttaacccacagatcgttttacgaccggtgagcgcaattgtCTGAATGAGAAGTGAATTAcgacattaacaatgttagtcccatgtaatagggagcgagcccATTGccgtaacgtgcccggtaaatacCGGCACGTTACCAAAGTCCAGAGTCCGGACATAATGATAATatcctaatctatactaatattataaagcggaagagtttgtttgtttgtttgaacgcgctaatctcaggacctACTGGTGCGAatccaaaaattattttactgttggatagcctatttattgaagaaggctatataacatgaCGCTACAACTAACAGGAGCAGATGGACCATGCTATATAGTGATGATAATACgtgtaaatatacatatagataCAATTATTGTTTGCTAGAGAAACATTGTATATTATGACAGATGTAATCCTGTAGTAATATAAAGATGAACTATTGTTCATTGtttcataagtattttataattatttgctgACTATACAGTAATAAAGTAAATGTGTTTGAAAGATACACGTTTACTGTTCTATTGCGGCTATGGTCTCTTCCTGGAATGAGAATGAGGTTGGGACTGTTGTTCATTACTCTTTTGTAGTCTTGGGAATAGGGTTGGGACTGTTGTTCATTAGTCTTTTCTAGTGGGAATAGGGTTGGGAATACCGATAATTGGTCTTTTCCCATCTTGGGAATGGGTGTAAGTCTATTCCCGTCCTGGGAATGAGGTTGGGAATTATTGGCACAGGTCTCTTCCCACCTTGGGAATAGAGGTGGCACAGACAATCGGTTGTGCGGTTGTTGTGTTATTGCTCTCTTCCAGTCTTTGGAATGGGGTTGGGAATGCTGGTACTTGGTCTTTTCCCATTTTGGGAACGTTTTCCCATTTTGGAAACTATTCCTATCTTGGGAATGGAGTTGGGAATGATTTACATAGGTCCTTTCCCAGATTGGAAATGGAGTCGGCACTTGGTTTTTTCCCGTCTTGGGGATGAGGCTTGGATTGTTGGTCATTGGTCTTTTACCGTTGGTAATGAAGTTCGAGTTTTACTGTTCATTAGGCTTTTCCCAtcatgtcaataaaaatattttctaccaGTTGTGCAATGCGATCGGCTTTAAATGAGGTTtgatctttattttaatatttaaaatgcttttaactTGTTGTAagtaaagtttgaaaataacgtcgttataatataaaaaaaataagatttatacTATTCTACTGTCAGACATATTTATTCCATATTGATATATacctaaaaaaaactttaaaatacccTGCTGTGTTTTAAGAATACCTATTAGCCATAGACTATTTCTAGATCATATTAAAAATCGAAAGATAGGGTAATCAAATACCTATTACTCGAATGAATCGTGACCAAAAATCACAGAAcgactgtaaaataaaaaaaaaacttcgtgATCGTAAACTTTAcgattttaaaactaaagttgacacgtttatgataaaaaaattatagcttATAAGAATTATACCTAgaacaaatattgttaatacaaatattgtactgtctaggaatcgaacccatgataCAAGATATAAAACTGTTGTTCCCGTAGCTATATTGACCACACATTTCAGATAACTTTAAAGTATATACTAATGTATAAGCTGCTGTTTCCAGTAGTCCCATGTAAATATGTCAAAGGCGAATTCAAAAAAGAATTGAAAAAAACCAACAAGATTTAATATCTTCAATGACACTGTCCGTCCCGAATCGGCCCAAATGCTACCAAAATCGAACCTGACACCCCACATTAGATTACAATGGGCACAAACGCAGTTCCCGCGCGGTTTTGCGTCGCAAGTATCGCCTTTTTCAGACGATTAAAGtagaatttgaaaaatattttgttatcttatcttcaaaattggtttagtagtttagccATCAAAGTGTTACAGACAGATAGACCTTCgtacacataatattagtacaaaaGAATGTATAGCAACAGTTTTCTGTCAACTAGAACACACGCTACGTTTTAAGCATAATAACTTTACGGTAACGCtaaattaagtaaattgttttaaatacagaATAAATTAAACGTAAATTATTGGCTTAAATAGATGTTTTATCCGGTTTTAAGGTTAGTTCTCAAAGTAGAATATTTCTATTGATTTTTCTTAATACTTCAAGATTTGTTTTCAATTATGCATAATTAACGTATTGACTTGTCTACACTcacgtacatattattatattaaactccGCTAGTCTGTCGGATTGCTGTTTGCTCATAAATCTTAGCATAGATAGCTAAATACCCTCAAACGTAGCCtacttttatgaaaaattaattcCATTATGAAATACGTGGCAAGAACGCGTGCTTTGCGggttacctacttatttaataaaacgttgGATTGACTAAGTATATAAAGCTGCCGCGATCAAATTCAGTTccatgaaaattattataattatagaactAACCTCACGTATTTTGTGCATCAAGTTACTCGGTCTGTAGTCTCCATGACCGAGCACCGGCTTGAACTTCCACGTGTAATACTCCATGAACTTTTCCTGCTGGAGGTCGGAGAAGAATCGCTGAAGCTTGTCTCGCGAACACTCCCTTATGTTCTTCACTGCTTTCGATATGACATCGTCAAAGTACCCTTTTAACTGATTGTTAGCATCCCATACAAATTTCAATGTATCCAGCACTTCTTGAAATTCTTCCTCGTAATATTTTCCGTACGCAAAAGACAACGCGTGCATTTTAGCCAGTTCTCTCGTAGCTGCTTTCCCGTACTCCCAGTCCATACATTCGAACCTGTTGTACGCTTGATACCCACTCTTAATTAAATCCTCTAACACAATAGTTTCTTCATACTTTTCAGAATGACATCCGTAAAGTTTCGAGAATACTAATCTGTGTTCTTTCGGCACGTTGTGATCTGTTTCCAATTTTTCGTAAATCTTTAACAGTTTGGTATACGCGAAGTATTCTGTCTCGTAGAATTTGGGTGATTGGGAACGCATCTTGTCTCCAATAGCCGCGAGTTTTGCAAACATATGAATGGCTCTGTCCCCCTCAGAAATCGTGATGTTGTAGAGAGTCGACGTATAATTTGCTCCTTCACTCGAAGTAGGTTTGATTTCTATATCATAattcttaaaattttgttctttCGCTATCTTATGAAGTAGACTTTTGGGTAAGTGTTCAACTTGCGCCATTTTTATCAATGGTACGTTGTTTCTTGTTCGGAATACGCGCTAGACTGATCGTAGTTCGTAGGTGCGATGTTGGTCGTGAATACGGCACGATAAATGTTATAACTCACTGTATGATTGTCACGAATTGAATGAATACGTATTTTATAGCGTCGTGTTGTGTAGTGTATAGTAGACCGAACTTGACCGCGTTTTTATGAACCATTGATAATGAAACCggtattttttagatttaaagaTTATACCAAATTACGATTTAATTGATTGACTATCTTTGAGATAGTATACCAATACTATCTCAAATATAGTCAATACCAATTGTTTTCGTCATAGAAACACAGTCATGGTCTGGaacgtaaaaaaatctaatcttttgaaacaataataaaacttaagccTAAAATAGAATGGTTGCATGTCTTATCGAATTGAACGAAATTAAATGGCTGACTAAATTAAAAGCACACATATGCAATTATGtgcagtaacgcacacaacgcgTGTGTgttactacatataattgcataggttctattttcacagactaaaagtgcgtcacggatagtctgtggTCTGCGCTGCGCCTTAATTAAGGCAAATGTTGTAAATAGTTAGTGAATAAATTAAACGCACTTAAATTATTCactaaaatagttattttaaccagtttcaagttttaaattgttttagaatatttcatgctttgtatattatttcaagaTTTGTTTAGAATATGCATACCTAATTAACGCATCGAGTAGTCTATCACACACGTATATATTAAACTCCGTTAGTCTGTCTGATTGCTGTTTTAAATCGCTGAAATCGAAATAgttgaacagattttcataaattttagcTTGGAGAGCTCTGAAACAAGCCTTTTTTTTTAACGCCTCTGGGCACACATCCGCAGCCCCGATGCGgccgtccacaatgtggacccgtccacagtgtgggacgacactcCAACACACGGatgccgtccccccacatgccCCCTTGTGGAATGGCCgaaaaactcccccgagttccaccagccgccatgggttaagagccgggtccgaccgcccgacccatggctccccacggcagccccaccgttgtcGTATCGTCGCGGAGGACAGGGTGCCCAGCAACGACACACTagaacacctcttcctccgcgactagcccctccaaaaccggccggacctacgtcgcctcggcccagccggccggccgcttcgGTCCCCCGGGTTAGTGTGGTACCGCCgagacagggaagcggcctctccaatgGGTCTCTCTTCGCTTCACCGCGGCCGAAGTGCGCCCTCACTTCAAGGCTCGCGGCTtctacccaactagcacacaagctgcttatacagtcgttatacagcctgatagttgcataagagtcgttcaaatgctgtacaattctctataagttgtatactagctatttaaaaaaccctttaacagctaggcgggacagtagccgtttagtaggaaactaatgacttatagtgatatatgagcatgtaattgcatcgctagacagcctagggaagtataactgagttaatggaatcttctataacaccgtaaactgtataaggggactttaggagataaaggagtttaaacggagttatgcgttgcgcttatagcgctcaagagcgtaaataagctttttgtaatgccttaggttctataacagttttttttagggctagtgtattactcatctataaaagagttgcgtaggtctttaatagcgccttgagcgttatatcagatatttatatggcttctgtacggcaaatagatgtataaggtatcattcgaaacatttttacagccatggggattacagaattatgttaagcacctaaagcgctataaccgagtaatatacctttatactaaagcttaaaattattatcataatatatttacataggtgcagtggtggttcagtctgtcaactgtttttaaagaaaaaataaaataaaataaaataaaataaaataaaataaaataaaataaaataaaataaaataaaataaaataaaataaaataaaataaaataaaataaaataa
The sequence above is drawn from the Anticarsia gemmatalis isolate Benzon Research Colony breed Stoneville strain chromosome 17, ilAntGemm2 primary, whole genome shotgun sequence genome and encodes:
- the LOC142979873 gene encoding uncharacterized protein LOC142979873 isoform X1, which encodes MAQVEHLPKSLLHKIAKEQNFKNYDIEIKPTSSEGANYTSTLYNITISEGDRAIHMFAKLAAIGDKMRSQSPKFYETEYFAYTKLLKIYEKLETDHNVPKEHRLVFSKLYGCHSEKYEETIVLEDLIKSGYQAYNRFECMDWEYGKAATRELAKMHALSFAYGKYYEEEFQEVLDTLKFVWDANNQLKGYFDDVISKAVKNIRECSRDKLQRFFSDLQQEKFMEYYTWKFKPVLGHGDYRPSNLMHKIREDGSVDIKIVDLQTLQGGSPVVDLLYFIFTGSDSAFREQYYERLIDHYYTELEAAMKRLKLDPKEIYSKEDFHSELKEKLPFGLTIAVFALPVVTVDKENAPQVNENMELSAFSVAKTSALYTERLNGVVDDYIKWGVLT